A region of Streptomyces sp. WMMC500 DNA encodes the following proteins:
- a CDS encoding TraR/DksA family transcriptional regulator, translating into MVAKKTAPAAEKSTAKKTTAKAAKKTAKKAPAKKAAAGRAPAKAAGERAAKKQAPRKQATKKAAKQATKAATKTAAKAATKAAAKKATKKATKKQATKKTGKKAAGKKTAATAGAAGGAAPAKKSPPAKKAAAGKAPAARTEPARKTAARAAAPARKPVQKAAAKKTSARTSPGKKTGAKTVVAKKTQVVEAPVAEAAGGTAAPAEPGELAVRPGEDPWTPEEVAEARQGLLDEVASLRSEIRASEEAVSGLMRDSGGGAGDDQADTGTKNISREHEMALAAGARERLVQTERALVRLDDGTYGRCESCGKPIGKARMQAFPRATLCVECKQRQERR; encoded by the coding sequence ATGGTTGCGAAGAAGACCGCGCCGGCGGCGGAGAAGTCCACAGCGAAGAAGACCACGGCGAAGGCGGCGAAGAAGACGGCGAAGAAGGCGCCGGCGAAGAAGGCCGCCGCGGGCCGGGCCCCGGCGAAGGCCGCGGGGGAGCGGGCGGCGAAGAAGCAGGCCCCGCGGAAGCAGGCCACGAAGAAGGCCGCCAAGCAGGCCACGAAGGCGGCCACGAAGACGGCCGCGAAGGCCGCCACGAAGGCGGCCGCGAAGAAGGCCACGAAGAAGGCCACGAAGAAGCAGGCCACGAAGAAGACGGGGAAGAAGGCGGCGGGGAAGAAGACGGCGGCGACCGCGGGGGCGGCCGGTGGCGCCGCCCCCGCGAAGAAGTCGCCGCCCGCGAAGAAGGCCGCGGCCGGGAAGGCACCGGCCGCACGGACCGAGCCCGCGAGGAAAACCGCGGCACGGGCCGCCGCCCCGGCGCGGAAGCCGGTGCAGAAGGCGGCGGCCAAGAAGACGTCCGCCAGGACGTCTCCTGGGAAGAAGACGGGAGCCAAGACGGTGGTCGCAAAGAAGACGCAGGTGGTGGAGGCCCCGGTGGCCGAGGCGGCGGGCGGGACGGCAGCTCCGGCCGAGCCGGGCGAGCTGGCCGTGCGTCCGGGGGAGGACCCCTGGACTCCCGAGGAGGTCGCGGAGGCCCGGCAGGGCCTGCTGGACGAGGTCGCGAGCCTGCGCTCGGAGATCCGCGCCTCCGAGGAGGCCGTCAGCGGCCTGATGCGCGACTCCGGCGGCGGCGCCGGGGACGACCAGGCCGACACGGGGACGAAGAACATCTCGCGCGAGCACGAGATGGCGCTCGCCGCGGGCGCCCGGGAGCGGCTGGTGCAGACCGAGCGCGCCCTCGTACGGCTCGACGACGGGACGTACGGGCGCTGCGAGTCCTGCGGCAAGCCGATCGGCAAGGCCCGCATGCAGGCGTTCCCGCGGGCCACCCTGTGCGTGGAGTGCAAGCAGCGGCAGGAGCGCCGCTGA
- a CDS encoding RluA family pseudouridine synthase: MSTVPEIRTLPVPDGLEGERLDAALARMFGFSRTKAAELAGAGKVLVDGREAGKSDRVTAGAWLEVEMPAPAAPVRVVAEPVPGMTVVYDDEHVVVVDKPVGVAAHPSPGWSGPTVVGGLAASGYAISTSGAAERQGVVHRLDVGTSGLMAVAKSERAYTLLKQQFRERTVDKRYHALVQGHPDPLSGTIDAPVGRHPVHDYKWAVVADGKPSVTHYDLVEAFRAASLLDIKLETGRTHQIRVHMSAHRHPCVGDLTYGADPVLARRLGLDRQWLHAVRLGFEHPEDGRWVEFASEYPEDLRRALDTVRAESA; encoded by the coding sequence GTGAGTACCGTGCCCGAGATCCGCACCCTGCCCGTACCCGACGGCCTCGAAGGCGAGCGGCTCGACGCCGCGCTCGCCCGGATGTTCGGGTTCTCCAGGACCAAGGCCGCCGAACTGGCCGGCGCCGGCAAGGTCCTCGTCGACGGGCGGGAGGCGGGGAAGTCGGACCGGGTGACGGCCGGGGCATGGCTGGAGGTCGAGATGCCGGCGCCCGCCGCACCGGTGCGGGTCGTCGCCGAGCCGGTGCCCGGGATGACCGTCGTCTACGACGACGAGCACGTGGTCGTCGTGGACAAGCCCGTCGGCGTCGCCGCCCACCCCAGCCCCGGCTGGAGCGGGCCCACGGTCGTCGGCGGCCTGGCCGCCTCGGGGTACGCCATCTCCACCTCCGGCGCCGCCGAGCGGCAGGGGGTGGTGCACCGGCTGGACGTCGGCACCTCGGGGCTGATGGCGGTGGCCAAGTCGGAGCGCGCGTACACGCTGCTGAAGCAGCAGTTCCGGGAGCGCACGGTCGACAAGCGCTACCACGCGCTGGTCCAGGGCCACCCCGACCCGCTGAGCGGCACCATCGACGCGCCCGTGGGCCGCCACCCCGTGCACGACTACAAGTGGGCCGTCGTCGCCGACGGCAAGCCCAGCGTCACGCACTACGACCTCGTGGAGGCGTTCCGCGCCGCCAGCCTGCTCGACATCAAGCTGGAGACCGGCCGCACCCACCAGATCCGCGTGCACATGTCCGCCCACCGGCACCCGTGCGTCGGCGACCTCACCTACGGCGCCGACCCGGTGCTCGCCCGGCGGCTCGGCCTGGACCGGCAGTGGCTGCACGCCGTCAGGCTGGGCTTCGAGCACCCCGAGGACGGCCGGTGGGTGGAGTTCGCCTCGGAGTACCCCGAGGATCTGCGGCGGGCCCTGGACACCGTACGGGCGGAGAGCGCCTGA
- a CDS encoding mechanosensitive ion channel domain-containing protein — protein sequence MSTEDVLRPVLVIGGAVAVTAIAGVVVDLLLRRADARHPETPIWGLLRSCRVPLQLAILTSILLGTYERTELTHGDDSRTVLTRVLALLLIASVAWLLTKVVAVAVELTYHRYKAKARDSARRRRVRTQLTLIQRVVVFVICTVAAASMLLTFPQMRTVGTSMLASAGVIGIIAGIAAQSTLGNLFAGLQIAFGDLVRIGDTVVVEGEWGTVEEITLTFLTVKTWDERRITIPVSYFTSQPFENWSRGGSELTGTVYFHLDHSTPVRALRERLHEVLLGCAHWDGRGWSLVVTDTTPTTMEVRALATARDADALWDLRCMVREELIGWLREKHPYALPKVMTAQAPRGGATAQAPGVGLP from the coding sequence GTGTCCACCGAGGATGTGCTCCGGCCCGTCCTGGTCATCGGCGGTGCCGTGGCGGTCACCGCGATCGCCGGGGTCGTGGTCGACCTGCTGCTGCGCCGCGCCGACGCCCGGCACCCCGAGACCCCGATATGGGGCCTGCTGCGAAGCTGCCGGGTGCCGTTGCAGCTCGCCATCCTGACGTCGATCCTGCTGGGCACGTACGAGCGGACGGAGCTGACCCACGGCGACGACAGCCGCACGGTGCTCACCCGGGTGCTGGCGCTGCTGCTGATCGCGTCGGTGGCGTGGCTGCTGACGAAGGTCGTCGCGGTCGCGGTGGAGTTGACGTACCACCGCTACAAGGCCAAGGCCCGCGACTCCGCCCGCCGCCGGCGGGTGCGCACGCAGCTCACGCTGATCCAGCGCGTGGTGGTGTTCGTCATCTGCACGGTCGCGGCGGCCTCGATGCTGCTGACGTTCCCGCAGATGCGGACGGTGGGCACCTCGATGCTCGCGTCCGCGGGCGTCATCGGGATCATCGCGGGCATCGCCGCGCAGTCGACGCTCGGCAACCTCTTCGCGGGGCTGCAGATCGCCTTCGGCGACCTGGTGCGCATCGGCGACACGGTCGTCGTCGAGGGCGAGTGGGGGACGGTCGAGGAGATCACGCTGACGTTCCTGACCGTGAAGACCTGGGACGAGCGCCGCATCACCATCCCCGTGTCGTACTTCACCAGCCAGCCGTTCGAGAACTGGTCGCGCGGCGGGTCCGAGCTGACCGGCACGGTCTACTTCCACCTGGACCACTCCACGCCGGTGCGCGCGCTGCGCGAGCGGCTGCACGAGGTGCTGCTCGGGTGCGCGCACTGGGACGGGCGCGGCTGGAGCCTGGTGGTCACGGACACCACGCCGACCACGATGGAGGTGCGGGCGCTGGCCACCGCGCGGGACGCGGACGCGCTGTGGGACCTGCGCTGCATGGTGCGCGAGGAGCTGATCGGCTGGCTGCGGGAGAAGCACCCGTACGCGCTGCCGAAGGTGATGACGGCGCAGGCGCCGCGGGGCGGGGCCACCGCGCAGGCCCCGGGCGTCGGGCTGCCGTAG
- the ileS gene encoding isoleucine--tRNA ligase, with product MTTPLYRPVPAQVDLPALEHAVLDFWREQKVFARSLEQSEGRPEWVFYEGPPTANGMPGAHHIEARVFKDVFPRFRTMRGYHVARKAGWDCHGLPVELAVEKELGFNGKQDIEAYGIAAFNDKCRASVQRHTDAFAELTERMGYWVDLDDAYWTMNSEYVESVWWSLKQIYDKGLLVQDYRVSPWCPRCGTGLSDHELAQGYETVVDPSVYVRFPLTSGPLAGEAALVIWTTTPFSLTANFAVAAHPDVTYVVATDGTEKVVVAEPLVGKALGEGWETTGQSFTGAEMERWTYRPPFGLVDLSDAHYVVNADYVTTEDGTGLVHQAPFGEDDFKVSRQYGIEVEVPVRADGTFGEGLPLVGGQFFKKADETLVADLDARGLLFRHEPYEHSYPHCWRCHTPLLYYPQPSWYIRTTRVKDALLSENERTNWHPDSVKHGRYGDWLNNNIDWALSRNRYWGTPLPVWRCAEDHLTCVGSLAELTELTGTDQSSLDPHRPYIDEVTFPCTADGCALRAERVPEVIDAWYDSGSMPFAQWGYPYKNKDVFETRYPAQFICEAIDQTRGWFYTLMAVGTLVFDKSSYENVVCLGHILAEDGRKMSKHLGNILEPIPLMDRHGADAVRWFMAAGGSPWAARRVGHGTIQEVVRKTLLTYWNTVSFQALYARTAGWAPSAADPAPADRPLLDRWLLGELAALTTRVTDALDGYDTQRAGKLLSAFVDDLSNWYVRRSRRRFWQGDKAALRTLHDVLETVTRLLAPVVPFITERVWQDLVVPVVPDAPASVHLAAWPEPAGSGPAAFDPELSRQMQLVRRLVELGRASRAESGVKTRQPLSRALVAAAGFATLPDELRAQIAEELNVTTLATLSEATGGTAGGSLVDTTAKANFRALGKRFGKRVQDVARAVAAADAAALSAALRDRGSATVEVGGETLALSPEEVIITETPREGWSVASDAGATVALDLEITPELRRAGLARDVIRLVQDARKNSGLDVADRIRLRWSTTDAEVRQALTDHAGLIAEEVLATDFAAGGTAEAEGYGEPFTDEPLSLTFRLVRA from the coding sequence ATGACCACGCCCCTGTACCGCCCGGTACCCGCCCAGGTCGACCTGCCCGCCCTCGAACACGCCGTGCTCGACTTCTGGCGCGAGCAGAAGGTCTTCGCCCGCTCCCTGGAGCAGTCCGAGGGCCGGCCCGAGTGGGTCTTCTACGAGGGCCCGCCCACCGCGAACGGCATGCCGGGCGCGCACCACATCGAGGCGCGCGTCTTCAAGGACGTCTTCCCGCGCTTTCGCACCATGCGCGGCTACCACGTGGCCCGCAAGGCCGGCTGGGACTGCCACGGGCTGCCGGTGGAGCTGGCCGTGGAGAAGGAGCTGGGCTTCAACGGCAAGCAGGACATCGAGGCGTACGGCATCGCCGCGTTCAACGACAAGTGCCGCGCCTCGGTCCAGCGGCACACGGACGCCTTCGCCGAGCTGACCGAGCGGATGGGCTACTGGGTCGACCTGGACGACGCGTACTGGACGATGAACTCCGAGTACGTGGAGTCCGTCTGGTGGTCCCTGAAGCAGATCTACGACAAGGGCCTGCTCGTCCAGGACTACCGCGTCTCCCCCTGGTGCCCGCGCTGCGGCACCGGCCTGTCCGACCACGAGCTGGCGCAGGGGTACGAGACCGTGGTCGACCCCTCGGTCTACGTCCGCTTCCCCCTCACCTCCGGCCCGCTGGCCGGCGAGGCGGCGCTGGTCATCTGGACCACCACGCCGTTCTCGCTGACCGCCAACTTCGCCGTCGCCGCCCACCCGGACGTCACCTACGTCGTCGCCACCGACGGCACCGAGAAGGTCGTCGTCGCCGAGCCGCTGGTCGGCAAGGCGCTGGGCGAGGGCTGGGAGACCACCGGGCAGTCGTTCACCGGCGCCGAGATGGAGCGCTGGACGTACCGGCCGCCCTTCGGCCTCGTCGACCTCTCCGACGCGCACTACGTCGTCAACGCCGACTACGTCACCACCGAGGACGGCACCGGCCTGGTCCACCAGGCCCCGTTCGGCGAGGACGACTTCAAGGTCTCCCGGCAGTACGGCATCGAGGTCGAGGTCCCGGTACGCGCGGACGGCACCTTCGGCGAGGGCCTGCCGCTCGTCGGCGGCCAGTTCTTCAAGAAGGCCGACGAGACGCTGGTCGCCGACCTCGACGCGCGCGGCCTGCTCTTCCGCCACGAGCCGTACGAGCACAGCTACCCGCACTGCTGGCGCTGCCACACGCCGCTGCTCTACTACCCGCAGCCGTCCTGGTACATCCGCACCACCCGCGTCAAGGACGCCCTGCTGAGCGAGAACGAGCGGACCAACTGGCACCCGGACTCCGTCAAGCACGGCCGCTACGGCGACTGGCTGAACAACAACATCGACTGGGCCCTGTCCCGCAACCGCTACTGGGGCACCCCGCTGCCCGTCTGGCGCTGCGCCGAGGACCACCTCACCTGCGTCGGGTCGCTGGCCGAGCTGACCGAGCTGACCGGCACCGACCAGTCGTCCCTGGACCCCCACCGCCCGTACATCGACGAGGTCACCTTCCCCTGCACCGCCGACGGCTGCGCGCTGCGCGCGGAGCGGGTGCCCGAGGTCATCGACGCCTGGTACGACTCCGGCTCGATGCCCTTCGCCCAGTGGGGGTACCCGTACAAGAACAAGGACGTCTTCGAGACCCGCTACCCCGCGCAGTTCATCTGCGAGGCCATCGACCAGACCCGCGGCTGGTTCTACACGCTGATGGCCGTCGGCACGCTCGTCTTCGACAAGTCCTCCTACGAGAACGTGGTCTGCCTCGGGCACATCCTCGCCGAGGACGGCCGCAAGATGTCCAAGCACCTGGGCAACATCCTGGAGCCCATCCCGCTCATGGACCGGCACGGCGCCGACGCGGTGCGGTGGTTCATGGCCGCCGGCGGCTCGCCATGGGCGGCCCGCCGGGTCGGCCACGGGACGATCCAGGAGGTCGTGCGCAAGACCCTGCTGACGTACTGGAACACGGTGTCGTTCCAGGCGCTGTACGCCCGCACCGCCGGCTGGGCGCCCTCGGCGGCCGACCCGGCGCCCGCGGACCGGCCGCTGCTGGACCGCTGGCTGCTCGGCGAGCTGGCCGCGCTGACGACCCGGGTGACGGACGCCCTCGACGGCTACGACACCCAGCGCGCCGGCAAGCTGCTGTCCGCCTTCGTCGACGACCTGTCGAACTGGTACGTGCGCCGCTCCCGGCGGCGCTTCTGGCAGGGCGACAAGGCGGCGCTGCGCACGCTCCACGACGTGCTGGAGACCGTGACGCGGCTGCTGGCCCCGGTGGTCCCGTTCATCACCGAGCGCGTCTGGCAGGACCTGGTGGTGCCCGTCGTGCCCGACGCCCCGGCCTCGGTGCACCTGGCGGCCTGGCCGGAGCCGGCCGGGTCGGGCCCGGCGGCGTTCGACCCGGAGCTGTCGCGGCAGATGCAGCTCGTACGGCGCCTGGTGGAGCTCGGCCGGGCCTCGCGGGCGGAGTCCGGCGTGAAGACCCGCCAGCCGCTGTCGCGGGCGCTGGTGGCCGCCGCGGGCTTCGCGACGCTGCCGGACGAACTGCGCGCGCAGATCGCCGAGGAGCTGAACGTCACGACGCTGGCGACCCTCTCCGAGGCCACCGGCGGCACGGCCGGCGGCTCGCTGGTGGACACCACCGCGAAGGCCAACTTCCGCGCGCTGGGCAAGCGGTTCGGCAAGCGGGTGCAGGACGTGGCGAGGGCCGTCGCGGCGGCGGACGCGGCGGCCCTGTCGGCCGCGCTGCGCGACCGCGGCAGCGCGACGGTGGAGGTCGGCGGGGAGACCCTGGCGCTCTCCCCGGAGGAGGTCATCATCACGGAGACCCCGCGGGAGGGCTGGTCGGTGGCCTCCGACGCGGGCGCGACGGTGGCGCTGGACCTGGAGATCACGCCGGAGCTGCGCCGCGCGGGCCTGGCCCGGGACGTGATCCGGCTGGTCCAGGACGCGCGGAAGAACTCCGGCCTGGACGTCGCGGACCGGATCCGGCTGCGCTGGTCCACGACCGACGCCGAGGTCCGCCAGGCGCTCACGGACCACGCCGGGCTGATCGCGGAGGAGGTCCTCGCGACGGACTTCGCCGCGGGCGGGACGGCCGAGGCCGAGGGCTACGGCGAGCCGTTCACGGACGAGCCGCTGTCCCTGACGTTCCGGCTCGTACGGGCCTGA
- a CDS encoding dienelactone hydrolase family protein produces the protein MTILLFHSVHGVRPAVHATAERWRTAGHEVVVPDLFDGRTPATAEEGREVRDAIGTDELLARAVKAAAPYSARGVLYAGLSLGGALAQNLALADAHARGLLLMHGTSDVADGATAAAGELPVQLHVADPDPYETHDWQTAWYLRMGRAGADVEVFRYPGAGHLFTDPDLADYDAEATQSAWRVADAFVAELDERSAT, from the coding sequence ATGACGATTCTGCTTTTCCACTCCGTTCACGGAGTGCGTCCGGCCGTGCACGCGACGGCGGAGCGCTGGCGCACCGCCGGGCACGAGGTGGTCGTCCCCGACCTCTTCGACGGCCGCACGCCCGCGACGGCGGAGGAGGGCAGGGAGGTCAGGGACGCGATCGGCACGGACGAGCTGCTGGCGCGGGCCGTCAAGGCCGCGGCGCCGTACTCGGCGCGCGGGGTGCTGTACGCGGGGCTCTCGCTCGGCGGGGCACTGGCGCAGAACCTGGCGCTCGCCGACGCGCACGCGCGGGGGCTGCTGCTGATGCACGGCACGTCCGACGTCGCGGACGGGGCCACGGCCGCCGCCGGGGAGCTGCCGGTGCAACTGCACGTGGCGGACCCCGACCCGTACGAGACGCACGACTGGCAGACGGCCTGGTACCTGCGGATGGGCCGGGCCGGCGCCGACGTGGAGGTCTTCCGCTACCCGGGCGCGGGGCACCTGTTCACCGACCCCGACCTGGCGGACTACGACGCGGAGGCGACGCAGTCCGCCTGGCGGGTGGCGGATGCGTTCGTGGCGGAGCTGGACGAGCGCTCCGCCACGTGA
- a CDS encoding thioredoxin domain-containing protein — protein MSKRNSQEAKRAARERLRVEREKQAKKEKVRRQLFVGGAVVGVLAVIGGIVVAVSALGGDDGSDKDWGAAKNAKLVQPANAEGDDGTTVVLGGKDAEKTIDVYEDLRCPACAQFEQQLGERIKKGAEDDKYQLRVHLGAIIDGNFGGDGSKNAASALGAALDVSTEAFKEYHGLLYSAEHHPPEAEDKFADNEYLLDVAKNVDELKGNKEFQKNVNKGTFDKWALQMIASFDDAGIEGTPTIKIDGKNVETNLLPAELDKLGA, from the coding sequence ATGAGCAAGCGAAACAGTCAGGAAGCCAAGCGGGCCGCGCGCGAGCGGCTGCGCGTCGAGCGCGAGAAGCAGGCCAAGAAGGAGAAGGTGCGCCGGCAGCTCTTCGTCGGCGGTGCCGTCGTCGGCGTGCTTGCCGTCATCGGCGGCATCGTCGTCGCCGTCTCCGCCCTCGGCGGCGACGACGGCAGCGACAAGGACTGGGGCGCCGCGAAGAACGCCAAGCTGGTCCAGCCGGCGAACGCCGAGGGCGACGACGGCACCACCGTCGTACTCGGCGGCAAGGACGCCGAGAAGACCATCGACGTCTACGAGGACCTGCGCTGCCCCGCCTGCGCGCAGTTCGAGCAGCAGTTGGGCGAGCGGATCAAGAAGGGCGCCGAGGACGACAAGTACCAACTGCGCGTCCACCTCGGCGCGATCATCGACGGCAACTTCGGCGGCGACGGTTCCAAGAACGCCGCCAGCGCCCTGGGCGCGGCCCTCGACGTCAGCACCGAGGCGTTCAAGGAGTACCACGGGCTGCTCTACTCGGCCGAGCACCACCCGCCGGAGGCCGAGGACAAGTTCGCCGACAACGAGTACCTGCTGGACGTCGCCAAGAACGTCGACGAGCTGAAGGGCAACAAGGAGTTCCAGAAGAACGTCAACAAGGGCACGTTCGACAAGTGGGCCCTGCAGATGATCGCCAGCTTCGACGACGCCGGCATCGAGGGCACGCCGACGATCAAGATCGACGGTAAGAACGTCGAGACCAACCTGCTCCCGGCCGAGCTGGACAAGCTGGGCGCGTAG
- the lspA gene encoding signal peptidase II, which translates to MTEAERISGDATEPRGQDEGASAADEKAVADGPTDPADPADRAAPAGSASQTDTDGKARPGEAEGGAAQAAPRGPRRIGVLLGVAALVYALDLVTKLIVVAELEPDNRSVEVVGDLLRFQVVRNAGAAFGIGESMTVIFTLIAVIVIGVIARLARKLYSLPWAIALGLLLGGPLGNLTDRLFRSPGFFKGHVVDFIAPEHFAVFNLADSAIVCGGILIVVLSFRGLDPDGTVHRG; encoded by the coding sequence GTGACAGAGGCGGAGCGGATCAGCGGGGACGCCACGGAGCCCCGCGGGCAGGACGAGGGCGCCTCCGCGGCGGACGAGAAGGCCGTGGCCGACGGCCCCACCGACCCGGCTGACCCGGCCGACCGGGCCGCCCCGGCCGGCAGCGCCTCCCAGACCGACACGGACGGCAAGGCGAGGCCCGGAGAGGCCGAAGGCGGCGCGGCACAAGCGGCGCCGCGCGGCCCCCGGCGCATCGGCGTGCTCCTCGGCGTCGCCGCCCTCGTCTACGCCCTCGACCTCGTCACGAAGCTGATCGTGGTCGCCGAACTGGAGCCGGACAACCGCTCCGTCGAGGTGGTCGGCGACCTGCTGCGCTTCCAGGTCGTCCGCAACGCGGGCGCGGCGTTCGGCATCGGCGAGTCGATGACCGTCATCTTCACGCTGATCGCCGTGATCGTCATCGGCGTGATCGCCCGGCTGGCGCGCAAGCTCTACAGCCTGCCCTGGGCCATCGCCCTCGGCCTGCTGCTCGGCGGCCCGCTCGGCAACCTCACCGACCGCCTCTTCCGCTCCCCGGGCTTCTTCAAGGGCCACGTCGTGGACTTCATCGCCCCCGAGCACTTCGCGGTGTTCAACCTCGCGGACTCCGCGATCGTCTGCGGCGGCATCCTCATCGTGGTCCTGTCCTTCCGCGGCCTCGACCCCGACGGCACCGTCCACCGCGGCTGA